One window from the genome of Xenorhabdus bovienii SS-2004 encodes:
- a CDS encoding toxin TcdB middle/C-terminal domain-containing protein, with translation MRINLPEHVRFDRACQLHIADTQGLGVSSIILTVPHMTVRHWRLDMTQHKPGLLNTINNNMGAETTLFYRSSAQFWLDEKHQAENVGRAVTSYLPFPVHVLWRAKVLDEITGNRLTSEQDYAHGAWDGREREFRGFGRVSQKDTDKLAQATDSSVTDPLSPAITISWFATGVPTVDARLAEEFWQGDKQAFPPFTCRFTHFDLDKEQDVTLVPSTEEAYWLHRALQGQPLHSEVYGDDGTAQAGIPYTVMDSRPQVRLLTGLPGNSSTVWPSVIEQRTWQYEQIADDPQCHQQVVLNSDRYGFPRETVDIAYPRRPKPAVSPYPDTLPATLFDSSYDEQQQQLRLTRQRQRYHHLADTEYQVLGLPDVVRSDAWAYPAERVPREGFTLEDLLAENSLIAPGTPLTYVGHQRVAYTGTTGTEEKPTRQALVAYTETAVFDELALQAFNGALSPEALEKKLIESGYLHVSRPLNTGAESAVWVARQGYTDYGGAEAFYRPLAQRTTVQIGKNTLHWDTHYCAVIRMQDAAGLYTDAAYDYRFLTPVQITDANDNQQHITLTALGQVSSGRFWGTEAGTAQGYTPPEDRPFTPPSSVEEALDLKPDLPVANCRVYAPLSWMPLAHTCQEYIAGFTGQALLDAGVVTEDKRVCALGFRRWVQRQGIVLNGQALADSREPVHVLTLATDRYDTDPDQQLRKSVTYSDGFGRLLQSAIYHAPGEAWQRAADGSLITDEKGAPLVAHTPTRWAVSGRTEYDGKGQPVRTYQPFFLNAWQYLSDDSARQDLYADTHCYDPLGREYQVRTAKGYLRQNLLTPWFVVNEDENDTLS, from the coding sequence GTGCGCATCAATCTGCCTGAGCATGTCCGGTTTGACCGGGCATGTCAGTTACACATCGCTGATACGCAGGGATTGGGCGTATCCAGCATTATTCTGACTGTTCCCCATATGACTGTGCGGCACTGGCGGCTGGATATGACTCAACACAAACCCGGGTTGCTGAATACCATCAACAACAATATGGGCGCGGAGACCACCCTGTTTTACCGCAGTTCGGCGCAGTTCTGGCTGGATGAAAAACACCAGGCCGAAAACGTGGGACGTGCTGTAACCAGTTATCTGCCATTCCCTGTTCATGTCTTGTGGCGTGCCAAAGTCTTGGATGAAATCACGGGTAACCGGCTGACTTCAGAGCAGGATTATGCCCATGGTGCCTGGGATGGCCGGGAGCGTGAGTTCCGGGGATTTGGCCGGGTCAGCCAGAAAGATACCGACAAGCTGGCACAGGCAACCGATTCGTCAGTTACCGATCCCCTGTCGCCCGCCATCACGATCAGCTGGTTTGCCACCGGGGTTCCTACCGTTGATGCCCGGCTGGCGGAGGAATTCTGGCAAGGCGACAAACAGGCTTTCCCGCCCTTTACCTGCCGTTTTACGCATTTTGACCTGGATAAAGAACAGGATGTTACTCTCGTTCCCTCGACGGAAGAGGCTTACTGGCTGCACCGGGCGTTGCAAGGCCAACCGTTACACAGTGAGGTCTATGGCGATGATGGCACCGCGCAGGCGGGTATCCCCTATACCGTTATGGACAGCCGACCCCAGGTTCGGCTTCTGACGGGGTTGCCGGGTAATTCATCGACAGTCTGGCCGAGTGTGATTGAACAGAGAACCTGGCAGTACGAACAGATTGCCGATGATCCGCAATGCCATCAGCAGGTGGTGCTGAACAGTGACCGCTACGGTTTCCCACGGGAGACTGTCGACATTGCTTATCCCCGCCGTCCTAAGCCCGCTGTCTCGCCTTACCCGGATACGCTGCCGGCGACGTTATTTGACAGCAGCTATGATGAGCAGCAACAGCAGCTGCGGCTCACCCGGCAACGGCAGCGTTACCATCATCTGGCTGACACGGAATATCAGGTGCTGGGACTGCCTGATGTCGTGCGAAGCGATGCCTGGGCCTATCCGGCAGAGCGCGTGCCCCGTGAAGGTTTCACCCTGGAGGACTTGCTGGCAGAGAACAGTTTGATAGCACCGGGCACGCCACTGACCTATGTGGGGCATCAACGCGTGGCTTATACCGGAACGACCGGAACCGAAGAAAAACCGACCCGACAGGCGCTGGTGGCTTATACCGAAACCGCGGTTTTTGACGAGTTGGCCTTGCAGGCCTTTAATGGCGCATTGAGTCCTGAAGCCCTGGAAAAGAAATTAATCGAGTCGGGTTATCTGCATGTTTCACGCCCGCTCAATACGGGGGCAGAATCGGCGGTCTGGGTCGCCCGTCAGGGATATACCGATTACGGCGGGGCTGAGGCGTTTTACCGTCCGTTGGCTCAGCGGACGACGGTGCAAATTGGGAAAAACACCCTCCATTGGGATACCCATTACTGTGCCGTCATCCGTATGCAGGATGCGGCGGGTCTGTACACGGATGCCGCCTATGATTACCGCTTCCTGACCCCCGTTCAGATAACCGATGCCAATGACAATCAGCAACATATCACGCTGACCGCGCTGGGGCAGGTGTCATCCGGCCGGTTCTGGGGTACAGAGGCAGGCACTGCGCAGGGTTATACCCCGCCTGAAGACCGCCCATTTACGCCGCCGTCCTCAGTGGAGGAAGCCCTCGACTTGAAACCGGATCTTCCGGTCGCCAACTGCAGGGTCTATGCGCCGCTGAGTTGGATGCCGTTGGCGCACACCTGTCAGGAATATATAGCCGGCTTTACGGGGCAGGCACTGCTTGATGCGGGTGTGGTGACGGAAGATAAGCGGGTATGTGCGCTGGGTTTCCGTCGCTGGGTGCAACGTCAGGGCATTGTGCTGAATGGGCAGGCATTGGCCGATTCACGGGAACCCGTCCATGTCCTGACGCTGGCCACTGACCGTTATGACACGGATCCCGATCAGCAACTGCGCAAGAGCGTCACTTACAGCGACGGTTTCGGGCGTTTATTGCAAAGTGCAATCTACCATGCGCCGGGAGAAGCCTGGCAACGCGCGGCAGATGGCAGCCTGATCACGGATGAGAAAGGGGCGCCTCTCGTAGCCCATACCCCAACCCGCTGGGCGGTCTCAGGCCGGACAGAGTATGACGGTAA